The DNA sequence TAGGGACAGGTGAATCTTCTGTAGATGGTTCAGTCGAAGGAGAAGTAGTAATACTCGTTATGTCATCAGTAGTAGACTCGGTTGCATCTGGCGTTGTATCTGTGTCTTCTGTTGCAGTTGAGCCATCTGTTGTCGATTGCTCTGATGTTGAAGTTTCTGTAACTGTAgtatcagttgtggactctgaTGAAGTAGGGACAGATGAATCTTCTGTAGATGGTTCAGTCGATGGTGAAGTACTAGTACTCGTTATATCATCAGAAGTAGACTCGGTTGTATCTGTGTCTTCTGTTGCAGTTGAGCTTTCTGTTGTCGATTGGTCTGTTGTTGATGTTTCTGTAACTGTAgtatcagttgtggactctgaTGAAGTAGGGACAGATGAATCTTCGGTAGATGGTTCAGTCGAAGCAGAAGTAGTAGTACTCGTTATGTCATCAGTAGTAGACTCAGTTGCAACTGGCGTTGTATCTGTGTCTTCTGTTACAGTTGAGCCTTCTGTTGTCGATTGCTCTGATGTTGAAGTTTCTGTAACTGTAGTATCAGTTGTGGACTCCGACGAAGTAGGGACAGATGAATCTTCTGTAGATGGTTCAGTCGATGGTGAAGTACTAGTACTCGTTATATCATCAGAAGTAGACTCGGTTGTATCTGTGTCTTGTGTTGCAGTTGAGACTTCTGTTGTCGATTGGTCTGTTGTTGATGTTTCTGTAACTGTAgtatcagttgtggactctgaTGAAGTAGGGACAGATGAATCTTCGGTAGATGGTTCAGTCGAAGCAGAAGTACTAGTACTCGTTATGTCATCAGTAGTAGACTCAGTTGCAACTGGCGTTGGATCTGTGTCTTCTGTTACAGTTGAGCCTTCTGTTGTCGATTGCTCTGATGTTGAAGTTTCTGTGACAGCAgtatcagttgtggactctgacgaaGTAGAGACAGATGAATCTTCTGTAGATGGCTCAGTCGAAGGAGAAGTAGTAGTACTCGTTATGTCATCAGTAGTAGACTCGGTTGCATCTGGCGTTGTATCTGTGTCTTCTGTTGCAGTTGAGCCTTCTGTTGTCGATTGCTCTGATGTTGAAGTTTCTGTGACTGTAGTATCAGTAGTGGACTCTGACGAAGTAGGGATAGATGAATCTTCTGTAGATGGTTCAGTTGAAGGTGAAGTACTAGTACTCGTTATGTCATCAGTAGTAGACTCGGTTTCATCTGGCGTTGTGTCTGTGTCTTGTGTCGCAGTTGAGCCGTCTGTTGTCGATTGCTCTGATGTTGAAGTTTCTGTAACTGTAgtatcagttgtggactctgaGGAAGTAGGGACAGATGAATCTTCTGTAGATGGTTCAGTCGAAGGAGAAGTAGTAATACTCGTTATGTCATCAGTAGTAGACTCGGTTGCATCTGGCGTTGTATCTGTGTCTTCTGTTGCAGTTGAGCCTTCTGTTGTCGATTGCTCCGATGTTGAAGTTTCTGTAACTGTAgtatcagttgtggactctgacgaaGTAGGGACAGATGAATCTTCTGTAGATGGTTCAGTCGAAGGAGAAGTAGTAGTACTCGTTACGTCATCAGTAGTAGACTCGGTTGCATCTGGCGTTGTATCTGTGTCTTGTGTTGCAGTTGAACCTTCTGTTGTCGATTGCTCTGATGTTGAAGTTTCTGTAACTGTAgtatcagttgtggactctgaGGAAGTAGGGGCAGATGAATCTTCGGTAGATGGTTCAGTAGAAGGAGAAGTAGTAGTACTCGTTATGTCATCAGTAGTAGACTCGGTTGCGTCTGGCGTTGTATCTGTGTCTTCTGTTGCAGTTGAGCCTTCTGTTGTCGATTGCTCTGATGTTGAAGTTTCTGTAACTGTAgtatcagttgtggactctgacgaaGTAGGGACAGATGAATCTTCTGTAGATGGTTCAgtcgaagaagaagtagtagtactcGTTATGTCATCAGTAGTAGACTCTGTTGTATCTGTGTCTTCTGTTGCAGTTGAGCCTTCTGTCGTCGATTGGTCTGTTGTTGATGTTTCTGTAACTGTAgtatcagttgtggactctgaTGAAGTAGGGACAGATGAATCTTCTGTAGATGGTTCAGTTGAAGGTGAAATACTAGTACTCGTTATGTCATCAGTAGTAGACTCGGTGGCAACTGGCGTTGTATCTGTGTCTTCTGTTGCAGTTGAGCCGTCTGTTGTCGATTGCTCTGATGTTGAAGTTTCTGTAACTGTAgtatcagttgtggactctgacgaaGTAGGAACAGATGAATCTTCTGTAGATGGTTCAgtcgaagaagaagtagtagtactcGTTATGTCATCAGTAGTAGACTCGGTTGTATCTGAGTCTTCAGTTGCAGTTGAGCCTCCTGTTGTCGATTGCTCTGATGTTGAAGTTTCTGTAACTGTAgtatcagttgtggactctgaTGAAGTAGGGACAGATGAATCTTCGGTCGATGGTTCAGTCGAAGCAGAAGTACTAGTACTCGTTATGTCATCAGTAGTAGACTCGGTTGCAACTGTCGTTGTATCTGTGTCTTCTGTTGCAGTTGAGCCTTCTGTTGTCGATTGCTCTGATGTTGACGTTTCTGTAACTGTAgtatcagttgtggactctgacgaaGTAGGGACAGATGAATCTTCTGTAGATGGTTCAGTCGAAGGAGAAGTAGTAGTACTCGTTACGTCATCAGTAGTAGACTCGGTTGCACCTGGCGTTGTATCTGTGTCTTGTGTTGCAGTTGAACCTTCTGTTGTCGATTGCTCTGATGTTGAAGTTTCTGTAACTGTAgtatcagttgtggactctgaGGAAGTAGGGACAGATGAATCTTCGGTAGATGGTTCAGTAGAAGGAGAAGTAGTAGTACTCGTTATGTCATCAGTAGTAGACTCGGTTGCGTCTGGCGTTGTATCTGTGTGTTCTGTTGCAGTTGAGCCTTCTGTTGTCGATTGCTCTGATGTTGAAGTTTCTGTAACTGTAgtatcagttgtggactctgacgaaGTAGGAACAGATGAATCTTCTGTAGATGGTTCAGTCGAAGGAGAAGTAGTAGTACTCGTTATGTCATCAGTAGTAGACTCGGTTGCATCTGGCGTTGTATCTGTGTCTTCTGTTGCAGTTGAGCCTTCTGTTGTCGATTGCTCTGATGTTGACGTTTCTGTAACTGTAgtatcagttgtggactctgacgaaGTAGGGACAGATGAATCTTCTGTAGATGGTTCAgtcgaagaagaagtagtagtactcGTTATGTCATCAGTAGTAGACTCGGTTGTATCTGAGTCTTCAGTTGCAGTTGAGCCTTCTGTTGTCGATTGCTCTGATGTTGAAGTTTCTGTAACTGTAgtatcagttgtggactctgaTGAAGTAGGGACAGATGAATCTTCGGTCGATGGTTCAGTCGAAGCAGAAGTACTAGTACTCGTTATGTCATCAGTAGTAGACTCGGTTGCAACTGTCGTTGTATCTGTGTCTTCTGTTGCAGTTGAGCCTTCTGTCGTCGATTGGTCTGTTGTTGATGTTTCTGTAACTGTAgtatcagttgtggactctgaTGAAGTAGGGACAGATGAATCTTCTGTAGATGGTTCAGTTGAAGGTGAAATACTAGTACTCGTTATGTCATCAGTAGTAGACTCGGTGGCAACTGGCGTTGTATCTGTGTCTTCTGTTGCAGTTGAGCCGTCTGTTGTCGATTGCTCTGATGTTGAAGTTTCTGTAACTGTAgtatcagttgtggactctgacgaaGTAGGAACAGATGAATCTTCTGTAGATGGTTCAGTCGAAGGAGAAGTAGTAGTACTCGTTATGTCATCAGTAGTAGACTCGGTTGCATCTGGCGTTGTATCTGTGTCTTCTGTTGCAGTTGAGCCTTCTGTTGTCGATTGCTCTGATGTTGACGTTTCTGTAACTGTAgtatcagttgtggactctgacgaaGTAGGGACAGATGAATCTTCTGTAGATGGTTCAgtcgaagaagaagtagtagtactcGTTATGTCATCAGTAGTAGACTCGGTTGTATCTGAGTCTTCAGTTGCAGTTGAGCCTTCTGTTGTCGATTGCTCTGATGTTGAAGTTTCTGTAACTGTAgtatcagttgtggactctgaTGAAGTAGGGACAGATGAATCTTCGGTCGATGGTTCAGTCGAAGCAGAAGTACTAGTACTCGTTATGTCATCAGTAGTAGACTCGGTTGCAACTGTCGTTGTATCTGTGTCTTCTGTTGCAGTTGAGCCTTCTGTTGTCGATTGCTCTGATGTTGACGTTTCTGTAACTGTAgtatcagttgtggactctgacgaaGTAGGGACAGATGAATCTTCTGTAGATGGTTCAGTCGAAGGAGAAGTAGTAGTACTCGTTACGTCATCAGTAGTAGACTCGGTTGCATCTGGCGTTGTATCTGTGTCTTGTGTTGCAGTTGAACCTTCTGTTGTCGATTGCTCTGATGTTGAAGTTTCTGTAACTGTAgtatcagttgtggactctgaGGAAGTAGGGACAGATGAATCTTCGGTAGATGGTTCAGTAGAAGGAGAAGTAGTAGTACTCGTTATGTCATCAGTAGTAGACTCGGTTGCGTCTGGCGTTGTATCTGTGTCTTCTGTTGCAGTTGAGCCTTCTGTTGTCGATTGCTCTGATGTTGAAGTTTCTGTAACTGTAgtatcagttgtggactctgacgaaGTAGGGACAGATGAATCTTCTGTAGATGGTTCAGTCGAAGAAGAAGTAGAAGTACTCGTTATGTCATCAGTAGTAGACTCGGTTGCATCTGGCGTTGTATCTGTGTCTTCTGTTGCAGTTGAGCCTTCTGTTGTCGATTCCTCTGATGTTGAAGTTTCTGTAACTGTAgtatcagttgtggactctgacgaaGTAGGGACAGATGAATCTTCTGTAGATGGTTCAGTCGAATGAGAAGTAGTAGTACTCGTTACGTCATCAGTAGTAGACTCGGTTGCATCTGGCGTTGCATCTGTGTCTTCTGTTGCAGTTGAGCCTTCTGTTGTCGATTGCTCTGATGTTGAAGTTTCTGTAACTGTAgtatcagttgtggactctgacgacgTAGGGACAGATGAATCATCTGTTGATGGTTCAGTCGAATGAGAAGTAGTAGTACTCGTTACGTCATCAGTAGTAGACTCGGTTGCATCTGGCGTTGCATCTGTGTCTTCTGTTGCAGTTGaacctgtaacaacaacaacactatactatagtaattataataaatttttcttctgaatttcgatAAATTGagataatcgatgttctgattccatttcttttcttttcatgtcaatacgttaaagaaactgtaaacaattttcgatgtaaattttaatatttatgtaaaatttcaagcaatgttataacaaaattgaagtgtaactaatgttgaaactattgtaagatgtgaaagttGTAATTGtccgcctggtccatacgtaggcaatgtattaagatatgtggaatgtaaaacctttggtgaataccctatctgtaggggagcggtaaagggtggatggcaggcgagcgcgggaaaatgcacacaggcacggcataacgggctcagcagcagtactagtcggagttgggcatcggtcggaggaacacgttctggatcgaggaggctattctgaaaaaagtggtttcattgagcctcggatgtgccgcttccgacgactatacagcatggctatattctaatggcactggattgaAAATGAGGGCGACGCTAAGGAGAAGCAAAGTGCCAATACAGcgaaagccatagctgtgattgtatgtgtgctgtgcgcatcgccatctcgccgcccgccaaccgctgcttcgactcgcacaggttgaatcttttgaattgtattcgtgtggaccagtgttaattttgttcctgacagttcaataataacttaacttttaccagaattgttctatcattgaattatcctaatcactcacctagacagggtcctttccacatgttgtgcaatccgagtgtctcgaaatgaagatttaaagttcatgttaataagaattaactgcagacctatttatgctagaatgaatttcAAGGAGCTTTatggttaatgaaaatataagtaaagagcaaaggtctgacagagtactaag is a window from the Schistocerca americana isolate TAMUIC-IGC-003095 chromosome X, iqSchAmer2.1, whole genome shotgun sequence genome containing:
- the LOC124556320 gene encoding mucin-22-like, with the protein product MSSETSSTTTETTETTASDQLTKEASATTDDTLTTPDTTESTTTTDSSNSASTDASTDDSSVPTSTESTTDTTVTETSTSEQWTTEDSAATEGTDTTPDATESTTDDITSTTTSPSTEPSTEDSSVPTSSESTTDTTVTETSTSGQSTTEGSTATEGTDTTQDLTESTTKDTTSTTTSPSTEPSTEDSSVPTSSESTTDTTVTEISTSEQWTTEGSTSTEDTDTTPDATESTTDDITKDTGTTESTTDNISSTTTTPSTEPSTEESSVPTSSESTTDTTVTENSTSEQSTTDGTTATENTDTTPDATESTTDDITSTSISASTEPSTEDSSVPTSSESTTDTTVTETSTSEQSTTEGSTATEDTDTTPDATESTTDDVTSTTTSPSTEPSTEDSSVPTSSESTTDTTVTETSTSEESTTEGSTVTEDTDTPPDETESTTDDITSTTTSPSTEPSTEDSSVPTSSESTTDTTVTETSTSEQWTTEDSAATEGTDTTPDATESTTDDITKDTGTTESTTDNISSTTTTPLTEPSTEDSSVPTSSESTTDTTVAEDSTSEQSTTEGSTATENTDTTPDATESTTDDITSTTTSASTEPSTEDSSVPTSSESTTDTTVTQTSTSEQSTTEGSTATEDTDTTPDATESTTDDVTSTTTSPSTEQSTEDSSIPTSSESTTDTTVTESSTSEQSTTEVSTATQDTDTTPDATESTTDDITSTSTSASTEPYTEDTSVPTSSESTTDTTVTETSTSVQSTTEDSTATEDTDTTPDATESTTDDVTSTTTSPSTEPSTEDSSIPTSSESTTDTTVTESSTSEQSTTEVSTATQDTDTTPDATESTTDDLTSTSTSASTEPYTEDSSVPTSSESTTDTTVTETSTSVQSTTEDSTATEDTDTTPDATESTTDDITSTSTSASTEPSTEDSSIPTSSESTTDTTVTESATSEQSTTEVSTATQDTDTTPDATESTTDDITSTSTSASTEPYTEDTSVPTSSESTTDTTVTETSTSVQSTTEDSTATEDTDTTPDATESTTDDVTSTTTSPSTEPSTEDSSVPISSESTTDTTVTETSTSEQSTTEGSTATEDTDATPDATESTTDDVTSTTTSHSTEPSTDDSSVPTSSESTTDTTVTETSTSEQSTTEGSTATEDTDATPDATESTTDDVTSTTTSHSTEPSTEDSSVPTSSESTTDTTVTETSTSEESTTEGSTATEDTDTTPDATESTTDDITSTSTSSSTEPSTEDSSVPTSSESTTDTTVTETSTSEQSTTEGSTATEDTDTTPDATESTTDDITSTTTSPSTEPSTEDSSVPTSSESTTDTTVTETSTSEQSTTEGSTATQDTDTTPDATESTTDDVTSTTTSPSTEPSTEDSSVPTSSESTTDTTVTETSTSEQSTTEGSTATEDTDTTTVATESTTDDITSTSTSASTEPSTEDSSVPTSSESTTDTTVTETSTSEQSTTEGSTATEDSDTTESTTDDITSTTTSSSTEPSTEDSSVPTSSESTTDTTVTETSTSEQSTTEGSTATEDTDTTPDATESTTDDITSTTTSPSTEPSTEDSSVPTSSESTTDTTVTETSTSEQSTTDGSTATEDTDTTPVATESTTDDITSTSISPSTEPSTEDSSVPTSSESTTDTTVTETSTTDQSTTEGSTATEDTDTTTVATESTTDDITSTSTSASTEPSTEDSSVPTSSESTTDTTVTETSTSEQSTTEGSTATEDSDTTESTTDDITSTTTSSSTEPSTEDSSVPTSSESTTDTTVTETSTSEQSTTEGSTATEDTDTTPDATESTTDDITSTTTSPSTEPSTEDSSVPTSSESTTDTTVTETSTSEQSTTEGSTATEHTDTTPDATESTTDDITSTTTSPSTEPSTEDSSVPTSSESTTDTTVTETSTSEQSTTEGSTATQDTDTTPGATESTTDDVTSTTTSPSTEPSTEDSSVPTSSESTTDTTVTETSTSEQSTTEGSTATEDTDTTTVATESTTDDITSTSTSASTEPSTEDSSVPTSSESTTDTTVTETSTSEQSTTGGSTATEDSDTTESTTDDITSTTTSSSTEPSTEDSSVPTSSESTTDTTVTETSTSEQSTTDGSTATEDTDTTPVATESTTDDITSTSISPSTEPSTEDSSVPTSSESTTDTTVTETSTTDQSTTEGSTATEDTDTTESTTDDITSTTTSSSTEPSTEDSSVPTSSESTTDTTVTETSTSEQSTTEGSTATEDTDTTPDATESTTDDITSTTTSPSTEPSTEDSSAPTSSESTTDTTVTETSTSEQSTTEGSTATQDTDTTPDATESTTDDVTSTTTSPSTEPSTEDSSVPTSSESTTDTTVTETSTSEQSTTEGSTATEDTDTTPDATESTTDDITSITTSPSTEPSTEDSSVPTSSESTTDTTVTETSTSEQSTTDGSTATQDTDTTPDETESTTDDITSTSTSPSTEPSTEDSSIPTSSESTTDTTVTETSTSEQSTTEGSTATEDTDTTPDATESTTDDITSTTTSPSTEPSTEDSSVSTSSESTTDTAVTETSTSEQSTTEGSTVTEDTDPTPVATESTTDDITSTSTSASTEPSTEDSSVPTSSESTTDTTVTETSTTDQSTTEVSTATQDTDTTESTSDDITSTSTSPSTEPSTEDSSVPTSSESTTDTTVTETSTSEQSTTEGSTVTEDTDTTPVATESTTDDITSTTTSASTEPSTEDSSVPTSSESTTDTTVTETSTTDQSTTESSTATEDTDTTESTSDDITSTSTSPSTEPSTEDSSVPTSSESTTDTTVTETSTSEQSTTDGSTATEDTDTTPDATESTTDDITSITTSPSTEPSTEDSPVPTSSESTTDTTVTETSTSEQSTTEGSTATEDTDTTPDATESTTDDITSITTSPSTEPSTEDSSVPTSSESTTDTTVTETSTSEQSTTDGSTATQDTDTTPDETESTTDDITSTSTSPSTEPSTEDSSVPTSSESTSDTTVTETSTSEQSTTEGSTASNFTSTSTTEIPGSSTTTPAPPPPLIQGDVTDEQNITCISISMAVIIEVPYITTDNEHKTANVTVPENAEITGNCGEEIQNISIVWDPPTTQKRWRREIPKDKNHLLMSIQKTADGQRYHFASVEIMVILDSVNFPDAKDRDTPFTSVVTDAQLFQVEVGKGMECQQTTTIKGTNDAIIHMENVKYYAYNNQPGADSEITYINCYQPQSSYLTAATIIAIVLGAVLAAVVPLIIFFTVVHRKKCGMYSLNP